The genomic stretch tcaaagttttaattttgtgatAGGGATAAGCATTTATCTATTTATCCTTTAATTTgctctcactttttttttttggtaatatttctttttcttttttttttctttatttcccaataatttatttttgatttttttttaaacgacaTGACTGGCATCACTTGAATCTAGTCATGGAATTAATTTCACTACTTATTATCAGACAGTATAAGTCAATTAGGAAACTTAAACAGAATTGTAATTCAAGAATGACTATACAATTTCAAGAAActtgatatatttaattttttgcctAACGATAAAATTTGTAACCACTATTTGAGGATGTATACGGAATAAACCTTAGTCTGGAGTAATATCACATAAATCACATTAGAAAAATTCTATACGACATGCTCGACTAGTATGATGCTAaaaaattttatgatatatttaaGATTTAATAAGTCCCCTAGCTAACACTAGTTACAAGTcatgtattttaaaataaaatttgatgaaaatgtAACGTAGGACAAGTCGCATTTTTTCATGTCGTTGTTATGACGTACATTGTTGTGCCATGAATAGAGGCACAGATGTGATTGGAGAAGATATCTTCATTATATAAAacgttattattattgttattgtttattatattatgatggTGAAACTCTTTCACACGTCTTCATCACACTCATTCGTATGTATGCATATATCACGTTGTATAGTTTTATATCTATAAAATCCACATCGAATTGTGGAATAATTATATGGTCAgaattaattattacaaaaattataaaaaaaaaaaattatctcaagGACAATAGACACCGTAAAATCAATGACTAACCACAAAACCCTTACGTATCTTGGAAGATATCTATAAAATCCACATCGAATTgtggaactttttttttttgggataaatcTGCAGGATCTTTCTCCACCCGTATAACGGACCCTAAGAATCGAACCAGAGTTCTCTCAACATTCTTCACAAAGAGAACgcacttgccacttgaactaccccATTACGTTAAAATGCagctatatataaaattacacctTTAAATTGTGATTTTATTGAAGATAATATTGATCCAATTTCAAAGTTCAAGAAAATATAGGATGTCAAATCAGAAAAAGACATAATTTTACATTCACAGGAGAAACTATACACTGAGGCAAAACATATGCACTCGAAGagggaaaatgtgcacttgaataAGAAAAAATGTACATGAGAAGACAAAGAACATCTGAACTAACTTACACAAATTTACTGTaatgtcaccacatttttttcaATTGCTTTCATTTTAGACCCTTGATATTTTGAATGGACGAATGAAATTAGTTTAATTTGCACATTTTTGTGAGATTACTAGTTCTAATTTGAATCTGATATATATAGGGGCGGACCACAATAGGACAGTGGAGGCAATTGAAGTACCTTAGAGACATTAATTTCATATTCATAGGTGTTACGTTATGCTTGAAATACCcgtctattttttattttttattttacttccCTACACTACACCCTAGAGATTAAATGAAGTTAATAATAGCGTGGAATATATGAATCAATATGACTCAcgcttctttcttttttccttttcatttacatatatataacattttaaagttttttaaaatttcacattttcatcctactcaagtatatttttggCTCCGTCCTTAACTGTCACGTAGTCAATCAAGAAATTCTATTATAATTTacattgtattttgtatttgaacattaTTATAAGCATTTAATATTTTGTCATTGATATTTCTAATGTCATTTAAACTTCGCCCTCACCCAACAGATTTTATGGGTCCGCccctatgtatatatgtttgtatattaaaaataaaaaatttaagaagtcAAATGATCATCAATTTGGCTTACGCTGGAGAGGAGAAACTGTGACAAGACCCATCAAGGTTGAATTCCATTATTTCAACGTAAcctgcatacaaaaattatatggATTCATATTATAATTAGAGAAGGATAACTGAATAATTAATCACAAATATTCACACCAATAACAAATTGAAGAGCCATGTGAACGAATTGAACACGTACAAGCTGCTTAATAAATATAATCGTTAGTAATATTGTTACAATATTTGACTTTGACAAAAATATCGAGACATATAAAGAGTTGActtgttaaataaattaaatatcagATTAATTTCTTTGAGAGCATATTAATGAGTTAAGACACTAAACACTCATAAAAATACACATGCACTGGTGCACATAAagatgtgtttggtaaataactatTAGCTGATATTTCTGATAGCTGTTGTTAGTTGATTAAGTTAGTAGGTTTGACTAGTTAAtagtattagctgattgtatttactaaaaaaaagtattagctgattgtagaaagatgtttggtacattagttgatagctaattacatgcaaaataaatttctcaaaaaactgttttgaactaaaattttgaaacaataagttGTTGCATACAACTAAtaaatcaaacacttatattactccgtagttttttaaccaagtcaaacagctaataatggtcaaatataataagctaaaattgacatgttaCCAAAGGGTCAACATCTAAAGTAGTTAGTTGTAACGTCtgtgtatataatattatatatactttacgATTACTGATGAAGATTTTTTTGAATTAGCAAAATGTTTAAAGTAATCTTGACGTGATTACTACACACAATAATTCCGAAGAAGATATTTTTGTGGCTTTGTATATTTTTCTCCAAGTGAATGCATGTGTGAAAGGAAGTTGCATCTTTGCTTAGAAAAGTGATAACAAAAAAAGGAGACAAGTGCTTCCGTGAAGGACTTTTACAAGTTACATCCTCGTCGTCGTCATCGAGTCAACCCTGTTGTATGAAAGGAAGCTGCAGCTATTTGTGCGTTGTgttgtttatttaatttgttgtaagtacctataattatatttcatcaTTAAATAACTATATGTGAATAAgtaattgatttaattttattttagattggAAATATATCTCCCTCCCTAAAGGTTGGTTTTTTGTACTGTGCATGCGAAAGGCTTCGTACTGATTCTTGATCAACTGACGAGgtttgaacccatgacctctaGCATAACAGCATAAGTACCAACCCATTAAGTCACTATGCTTCCATAATCCATTACAAGCGGAAGCCATGGCGTGTGGAGAAGCACTATCTTGGCTTAGAAGAGCTGGCTTTCGAAGAGTACAGATTCAAATGGATTGCATTGAACTTTTCTTTAGATTATCTAGACCAGTTTTTTATTTATCTTACGTTGGTTCCCTTATTTGTATGTGCAAACaattattttcctatttttatttttgctcaGTTAGTCATGTCCGTAGGGATGCGAATCGTCTGGCCCACACCATGGACAAGGTGCTATTCCTTCGGCCTGTTTGGCCTCTTTGCTGATTTAATATAGTTACCgagttattttgaaattttgatataatttctttcaaaaagaATAATTGATATAATTTTGTGTATAGCTTGTGTTATGGTTATGGTGCACAAGATAATACAACTACAATGATAATCACTGTCAAGTCACATGGTATATATCATAACGTAATATGGATGCTCAATACAtaacataatttatttagtCTGCAAATAACACATAAACATATAGGTATAAGAATCATTCTCGATCATCCATTTTTGAGTAGTATAAAATTTTTCTAAGATGAATAAATTGTTAGgaagtattaatttttaattgggTAAATAATATGTCACACTACATCATTTGTACTAAATGTAATATGATGTATactaattcattttttaatcaTAAAATTATTTCCATCATTTTCTATGTGCTTTAGTGGGTAGATATTTTAGGTATTGTCATGCTGTCAACTATTATTGAATTAACGGCTAAAAGATGTGTAATTAAGATTCTTCCTTTGAATGTATGAACGCAGAAATAGATACCTAATCCAAATGGAATCTGTGTTCTTCATCCTTAAACATCACTCtccttaaaataaaaatccttAAACAAGCATCCAAACAAGCCTCAACCTCAAATTCATCAATCAATTCTGTTGATTACACTGATATTCGCATTTACAATATGAGACTAATCTAATTGAATCTCAATCAGGtctattaattttattacaggTATTCATTCGATTaataaccaaattaaaattttaaatactttaaTCATTAACTGGACCAAAATTCCTATTTCCGAATGaatcgaactaaaaaaaaattggtgatttggttGTTAACCAATTAACTGAAAAAACTAATCTAATAgtattatttatgaattatgtaATTCGGTTAACTGACACATGAAAAGGACCTAGGGTAGTCAAGAGCGGGCGAGCAAGCACTTGAAAATTGCTCTAATCGAGAAGTACAACAAATGCAAATTTTGAGAACACAAAAGTATAATTTGACAGAAAAATTGAACCCCAAACATTTTGCCACAGGGTGTATTTATACATCTAATATTCTAATATGCCAATAAATGAATCCACAAATGCTTCTAACTATTACACAAAAATTTAGTAAGAAAACCGTAATCATTTAAGTGCCTTCATTATTGGGAGAGTAAATCCAGGAAATTCAGGAATTAATTGCATTTAGTTTATAACCGCTACATCATTTGGCTAGCAAGCCCAACTACTTCAAGCAATTCGATCTACCGAATAGCAACtctcttaaaaatattattgtatatttcAATCATCTCAAACTTATTCTATTAAAATTCTGTATTTTATCAATTCCTAACTACTTCATGTAACCTTACTTTTATAAGTCATATTCTAACGAGGATTATTTTTTGTATCCTTATAAATTATCTCTTCTATCCTTATAAATACTGTTTTGTTAATTATTGTAATGtgaaaatcatttaaattacattaaaataaaatagattgcCAAAGTTTGCCGTTGACCAGTcatcgtgtatatatataatgctgagTATACGGcacccaaaaatattttaagccAAAACGATCGCACAGAAAATTCATTCCCCAATCTATAATGGACTTGGAAGCCGGAGATAGAGCACCGCCAGCAGAGGCGGCGTCGGCGCCGGCGCCGGGAACAGAAAATTCTCCGGTGAAGCGGCTGAACGCGTTCGTCGCGAAAAGCAGAGTCGGCAAGCGGTTCAAGCTGAACGAGCGGAACTCCACCTTCACGACGGAGCTCCGCGCCGGCACCGCCACGTTTCTTACCATGGCCTACATCCTCGCCGTGAACGCCTCCATATTGTCCGATTCCGGCGGCACGTGCTCAGTCTCCGATTGCGTTCCTCTCTGTTCCGATCCAACAATTTCTCCCTCCAACTGCACCGGAAGCCCTAATTTCCGCCTAGTCCCGCCCGACGAGTCGTGCAAGTTCAACCCGGTAAATCCGGGCTACGCCGCGTGCCTGGAAAAGACGCGGAAAGATCTGATCGTCGCCACCGCCGCCTCGTCGCTGATAGGGTGCTTGATCATGGGCGTTTTCGCGAATTTGCCCCTCGCATTAGCGCCCGGAATGGGGACCAACGCCTACTTCGCCTACACCGTCGTCGGATTCCATGGCTCCGGCAACGTCTCGTATCAAAGCGCGTTGGCCGCCGTTTTCATCGAAGGTCTCATATTCCTTGCTATCTCCGCCGTCGGTTTGCGCGCCAAGCTTGCCAAACTCGTCCCTAAACCCGTCCGAATCGCTTCCTCCGCCGGTATTGGACTTTTCTTGGCCTTCATCGGCTTGCAGAACAACCAGGGAATCGGCTTAGTAGGTAAGAGATCCAgattaaaatactaaattatttattaattacactaTTAACTAAAAGTGTAATCTGGATTATTACACTTCAgttaaattacataaaaatcTAATCTGATAGTTAGATTATTACACATGAGTTAAATTACATAAAAGTTTAATCTGATGGTTAGATTATTACACAGCAGTTCAATTGCATAAAAGTTTTGTAATCTAATAGTATAGTTGTGACTTCTAAGGTCTCAGGTTCAAACTTCAGTTTCTTCGTAaaagagtcaataatactaaaaaattaataaattactatAACTCAATAATTTATAAAAGATAGTGGTTGTTTGGactcatttattaattaatctcatttattaattaattacatatagtacggagtatataaCTAATaagaatatttcttttaaataattttaggtTTTAGCTCTTCTACACTGGTGACGCTCGGAGCTTGTCCGCGCTCAGCACGTGCGGCTCTGGCGCAGGTGGTGACGTCAGCGAACGGTACTGTTTCTCTTCTTCCCGGCGGGACTGTCTCCGGCGACATACTCTGTTTGCATGGCCGCATGGAGAGCCCGACGTTCTGGCTGGCGATAGTTGGATTCGTGATTATAGCTTATTGTTTGGCTAAGAACATAAAGGGGGCCATGATTTACGGCATCATTTTCGTGACGGCGGTTTCCTGGTTCAGAAACACCAGAGTTACCGCTTTTCCGGACACTCCGGCCGGGGACTCTGCGTTTAAGTATTTTAAGAAAGTTGTTGATGTTCATAAAATCGAGAGCACGGCGGGGGCTCTGAGCTTCAAGGACATCGGAAAAGGGCATTTCTGGGAAGCGTTAGTGACGTTTCTCTACGTGGACATATTGGACACGACCGGGACTTTATATTCCATGGCGCGTTTCGCCGGATTCACCGACGGGAACGGTAACTTCGAGGGGCAATACTTTGCGTTCATGTCCGACGCGTCGGCGATAGTGGTGGGATCGTTACTGGGGACGTCGCCGGTGACAGCGTTTATCGAGTCGTCGACTGGGATACGGGAAGGGGGGCGGACGGGGCTGACGGCGTTAACGGCGGGGTGTTATTTCTTCCTAGCGTTCTTCTTCACGCCGTTATTAGCGTCGATTCCGGCGTGGGCGGTGGGGCCGCCGTTGATTCTGGTGGGCGTGTTGATGATGAAGGCGGTGGTGGAGGTTGATTGGGATGATATGCGGCAGGCGATACCGGCGTTTGTAACGTTGATTTTAATGCCGTTGACTTATTCTATAGCGTATGGATTGATAGGCGGCATTGGGACTTACATTGTGTTGCACTTGTGGGATTGGAGTGTGGGGTTGTTGAGGAATTTTGGGATAGTTCAGGGGGCTAATagcaaacaaacaaattctTCTTGAGTTGGTTATATAGGTTTTTCTTTATTCCATTAGAATAGTTTTTGCTTTATGCATTTTGTCATTGGCAGTCCAAATAGTAATCTTGTGTTATAACACACCTATAAACCTTTGACATTgacaattgatatatatattcattattgCCTATAATAAATGAGTGTTGCCATATGAATAAGGACGTGGGGCACCAATAAGATAAACATAAAACATCAAATATGAATACGCCATTATGGAGCCCTCTGATCTGATGAAAAAGGGTCCAAACTGAGCAGAGCTTATAATTGAATAACCCTACAGACAGCCAGACTGGATTGAATGGATGCACTTCAAGCAACCAAAACACAcacaattttatcatttttttacaCAATTTTAGTACCTAAAAGATGAACTTTACATGCGTCCATTGAGTCTCTCTTTGCGGAGTCTCTCCAGCTCTTTGACCATTTGCCAGTGCTCAATCGACAAGGTGGTTTCACCGAAACTAAGAGATATCAAACGGCCCATTGTCAACAATCTGCTAAATTCTTGGCTGCCCAGGCTACGATCAGCTTGCCTGGCTGCAACCAAATCATCTTCCAACACCTGCAATAGTATTACATAAACCCACAATCACTACTTGAAAGTGTGAACTGGAGTGAAAGTGTGAACTGGATAAACCTTAGCCGAAAAAGGAAAAACCAACttaagttgtccatagctgaccagctcaaaccaagaaaatcaaTAGTTCTCAACAGTATTAGTTCATACCTTATGCATTTCCGGGGCAATGGTATGTGACAATGATTTCATTGTACCCAAGTACCAACGCCAACCACCCAGCACATCAGTCTCAACTTCTTCATAGGAAGTTACTGAAGTTGGACGGAATGGCAAAACTATATCAGCTGGTAGTATGTTTGATTTTGCCTCGGAAAGAATTAGCAGTTGGGCATCAGTAGGCATCTCCATTTTGTAGTAGGTGAAGTCGTATTCCACCTGCAAGAAAATGAAGCAAAGGTCAGCACCGTATTGAAATCAGGGATGCAGAATCAAGTTGGAAAATAGCATTATCGTGTGAACCTTTTGCACATCTAGCAAGTTCTTTAGTAGCCTGGTATTCTCAACC from Ipomoea triloba cultivar NCNSP0323 chromosome 12, ASM357664v1 encodes the following:
- the LOC115999203 gene encoding adenine/guanine permease AZG1-like — encoded protein: MDLEAGDRAPPAEAASAPAPGTENSPVKRLNAFVAKSRVGKRFKLNERNSTFTTELRAGTATFLTMAYILAVNASILSDSGGTCSVSDCVPLCSDPTISPSNCTGSPNFRLVPPDESCKFNPVNPGYAACLEKTRKDLIVATAASSLIGCLIMGVFANLPLALAPGMGTNAYFAYTVVGFHGSGNVSYQSALAAVFIEGLIFLAISAVGLRAKLAKLVPKPVRIASSAGIGLFLAFIGLQNNQGIGLVGFSSSTLVTLGACPRSARAALAQVVTSANGTVSLLPGGTVSGDILCLHGRMESPTFWLAIVGFVIIAYCLAKNIKGAMIYGIIFVTAVSWFRNTRVTAFPDTPAGDSAFKYFKKVVDVHKIESTAGALSFKDIGKGHFWEALVTFLYVDILDTTGTLYSMARFAGFTDGNGNFEGQYFAFMSDASAIVVGSLLGTSPVTAFIESSTGIREGGRTGLTALTAGCYFFLAFFFTPLLASIPAWAVGPPLILVGVLMMKAVVEVDWDDMRQAIPAFVTLILMPLTYSIAYGLIGGIGTYIVLHLWDWSVGLLRNFGIVQGANSKQTNSS